In one Corallococcus sp. EGB genomic region, the following are encoded:
- a CDS encoding serine hydrolase, giving the protein MTLQRWGLLLLLGLSQSAWAAPDKVDALLRAEMARNHIPGAAVAVVRDGKVIKLAAYGTANLEWKAPASTRTAFQIASGTKMFTAVLLMDFVGQGKLRLEDRVCQYITDCPPAWKDITLLHLASHTSGLRPGPVDADIASVTAAIDAAKSAPLASAPGEKNAYGSDDFVLLTHVLEKVGGAPYEQLLRDRILTPLGMTHSGFDHATPTEAHVVLTSDVVTERSATYQWRTDHQQQYWFVYPPYTLSAGGLFSSVTDMSRFMAALMSDKLLNADLRSAMWTPPTLNAGKVSSFAVGWTVGQYRGRREVAHSGGPALSDTVYYPDDKLAVVVLTNQRRLSPALAHAVASLYLSPPPFLNEPGITDATPERTQTLKELLPALLAGKADARHFTGTAKDSLADLNELLPIALGGLPPLGRLILLEDSADHLSRTYRAIHGKDQTLRWVVRFDEAGRISEVEPSDE; this is encoded by the coding sequence ATGACGCTTCAACGATGGGGTCTGCTGCTTCTCCTGGGGTTGTCACAGTCGGCCTGGGCCGCACCGGACAAGGTGGATGCGCTCCTGCGCGCGGAGATGGCTCGCAATCACATTCCCGGGGCCGCGGTCGCCGTGGTCCGTGATGGCAAGGTCATCAAGCTCGCGGCCTACGGCACGGCGAACCTGGAATGGAAGGCCCCGGCCAGCACCCGCACGGCGTTCCAGATTGCCTCCGGAACCAAGATGTTCACGGCCGTGCTCCTGATGGACTTCGTGGGCCAGGGAAAACTCCGACTGGAGGACCGCGTCTGTCAGTACATCACCGACTGTCCTCCCGCCTGGAAGGACATCACCCTGCTCCACCTCGCCAGCCACACCTCGGGTCTACGGCCTGGCCCCGTGGACGCGGACATCGCCAGCGTCACGGCCGCGATCGATGCGGCGAAGAGCGCCCCGCTTGCGTCAGCCCCCGGCGAAAAGAACGCTTACGGGTCGGACGACTTCGTCCTCCTCACCCATGTCCTGGAGAAGGTCGGCGGCGCCCCCTACGAACAGCTCCTGCGCGACCGCATCCTCACGCCCCTGGGCATGACCCACAGCGGCTTCGACCATGCCACCCCCACCGAGGCTCATGTCGTCCTGACCAGCGACGTCGTCACGGAGCGTTCGGCGACCTATCAATGGCGTACGGACCACCAGCAGCAGTACTGGTTCGTGTATCCGCCCTACACGCTGTCGGCCGGCGGCCTGTTCTCCTCCGTGACGGACATGTCCCGGTTCATGGCCGCCCTCATGAGCGACAAGCTCTTGAACGCGGACCTGCGCTCCGCAATGTGGACGCCGCCCACGCTCAATGCCGGCAAGGTCAGCAGCTTCGCGGTGGGATGGACCGTGGGCCAGTACCGGGGGCGTCGCGAGGTCGCCCACAGCGGCGGGCCTGCACTCTCCGACACCGTCTACTACCCGGACGACAAGCTGGCCGTGGTCGTGCTTACCAACCAGCGACGTCTGAGCCCCGCGCTCGCGCACGCCGTGGCGAGTCTCTACCTGTCCCCTCCTCCCTTCCTCAACGAGCCCGGCATCACAGACGCCACTCCCGAGCGGACACAAACCCTGAAGGAGCTGCTGCCCGCACTGCTCGCAGGCAAGGCGGACGCCCGCCACTTCACCGGCACCGCGAAGGACTCGCTCGCGGACCTCAACGAGTTGCTGCCCATCGCGCTCGGCGGACTGCCTCCGCTGGGCCGCCTGATCCTCCTGGAGGACTCCGCGGATCACCTGTCACGGACCTACCGCGCCATCCATGGAAAGGACCAGACGCTCCGCTGGGTCGTCCGCTTCGATGAGGCCGGACGAATCTCCGAGGTGGAGCCGAGTGACGAGTGA
- the sbnA gene encoding 2,3-diaminopropionate biosynthesis protein SbnA — protein sequence MLARPLIERIASLQLVLKETPTVRLPWEGLDLHAKLEGQNPVGSLKDRPALWVLKRAAERGELHEGSTIVESSSGNFASALATYAKLLGLKFIPVIDPNITPGYESFLQRTCEQVVKVTERDDMGGYLKTRLDKVRELCGSIQGAFWPNQYGNPDVIEAHYWLTGEEILRTFQRLDYVFVGVSTGGTIAGVSRRLKEVFPSIRVVAVDAQGSVIFGGTAGKRFIPGIGASVRPELVNHALIDDVVLVPEHETVQCCRELLLQHNLLVGGSSGSCFAAVKRYLPRFRELPTPPTVLFLCADRGTAYLDTIFSPSWTARFS from the coding sequence GTGCTAGCCCGACCTCTCATCGAGCGAATCGCCTCCCTGCAGCTCGTCCTGAAGGAAACACCCACGGTGCGGCTGCCGTGGGAAGGGCTGGACCTCCACGCGAAGCTGGAAGGCCAGAATCCGGTGGGCAGCCTCAAGGACCGGCCGGCGCTGTGGGTCCTCAAGCGCGCCGCTGAACGAGGGGAGCTGCACGAGGGCTCCACCATCGTGGAGTCCTCCTCCGGCAACTTCGCGTCGGCCCTGGCCACGTACGCGAAGCTGCTCGGGCTGAAGTTCATCCCGGTCATCGATCCCAACATCACGCCCGGTTACGAGTCCTTCCTGCAGCGCACGTGCGAGCAGGTGGTGAAGGTCACCGAGCGCGACGACATGGGCGGCTACCTCAAGACGCGCCTCGACAAAGTGAGGGAGCTCTGCGGCAGCATCCAGGGCGCCTTCTGGCCCAACCAGTACGGCAACCCGGACGTCATCGAGGCGCACTACTGGCTCACGGGCGAGGAGATCCTCCGGACGTTCCAGCGGCTCGACTACGTCTTCGTCGGGGTGAGCACGGGCGGAACCATCGCGGGCGTGTCCCGCCGGCTCAAGGAGGTGTTCCCCTCCATCCGGGTTGTCGCGGTGGACGCGCAGGGATCCGTCATCTTTGGCGGCACGGCGGGCAAACGCTTCATCCCGGGGATCGGCGCCAGCGTGCGGCCGGAGCTGGTCAACCACGCGCTCATCGATGACGTGGTGCTCGTGCCGGAGCACGAGACGGTGCAGTGCTGCCGGGAGCTGCTCCTGCAACACAACCTGCTCGTGGGCGGCTCCTCGGGTTCGTGCTTCGCGGCCGTCAAACGCTACCTGCCGCGCTTCCGCGAACTGCCCACGCCTCCCACCGTCCTCTTCCTGTGCGCCGACCGTGGGACGGCCTACCTGGACACCATCTTCTCCCCCTCCTGGACCGCGCGCTTCTCCTGA
- the sbnB gene encoding 2,3-diaminopropionate biosynthesis protein SbnB translates to MAFPFNVITGKTVHSIIQGATQECVDHVRDAYLAHEQKQSVNPDSYFLRFPEKPRDRIIALPAYLGGDTNVSGIKWIASYPDNVAKGFPRASAVLLLNDSETGYPFACLESSIISAARTAGSAVLAAEWLNGRKRQVRTLGIVGNGLIARYIYTFLMELGWEVEEVLLHDLVPEEAERFSKRSCRPERHRAIRCEKKLETVVRSSDLLVLATVAGTPYIRDASLLAHNPIVLNISLRDLAPELLLASHNIVDDVEHVMKANTSPHLAEQLSGGRGFVTGTLAQLILGRCQVDRTRPIIFSPFGLGVLDLAVGKWVYDVAVAREEHVAVNDFFWELTR, encoded by the coding sequence ATGGCCTTTCCCTTCAACGTCATCACCGGCAAGACCGTCCACTCCATCATCCAGGGCGCGACCCAGGAGTGCGTGGACCACGTGCGGGACGCCTACCTCGCTCACGAGCAGAAGCAGAGCGTCAACCCGGACAGCTACTTCCTGCGCTTCCCCGAGAAGCCCCGCGACCGGATCATCGCGCTGCCGGCCTACCTGGGCGGCGACACCAACGTGTCGGGCATCAAGTGGATCGCCAGCTACCCGGACAATGTCGCCAAGGGCTTTCCTCGCGCCTCCGCGGTACTCCTGCTCAACGACTCCGAGACGGGCTACCCCTTCGCGTGCCTGGAGAGTTCCATCATCTCCGCGGCGCGGACCGCGGGCTCCGCGGTGCTCGCGGCGGAGTGGCTCAACGGCCGGAAGCGCCAGGTGCGCACGCTGGGCATCGTGGGCAACGGCCTCATCGCCCGCTACATCTACACGTTCCTCATGGAGCTGGGCTGGGAGGTGGAGGAAGTCCTCCTGCACGACCTGGTCCCCGAGGAGGCCGAGCGCTTCTCCAAACGGTCGTGCCGTCCGGAGCGCCACCGCGCCATCCGCTGCGAGAAGAAGCTGGAGACCGTGGTGCGCTCCAGCGACCTGCTCGTCCTGGCGACCGTCGCCGGTACGCCCTACATCCGCGACGCGAGCCTGCTGGCGCACAACCCCATCGTCCTCAACATCTCCCTGCGGGACCTGGCTCCCGAGCTGCTCCTCGCCTCGCACAACATCGTCGACGACGTCGAGCACGTCATGAAGGCCAACACGTCGCCTCACCTCGCGGAGCAACTGAGCGGCGGGCGGGGGTTCGTGACGGGCACGCTCGCCCAGCTCATCCTGGGCCGCTGCCAGGTGGACCGCACCCGGCCCATCATCTTCTCGCCCTTCGGACTTGGCGTGCTGGACCTGGCGGTCGGCAAGTGGGTCTACGACGTCGCCGTCGCGCGTGAGGAACACGTCGCGGTGAACGACTTCTTCTGGGAACTCACCCGCTGA
- a CDS encoding cyclic peptide export ABC transporter, whose product MFSLLSLLLRRSRSSMVAIAVTGIFSGLCNSALLALVSHALGTNQSTLKTMLVGFIALSVGVLVGNTVPELLLAKVSRDITAELRLKLGRGILAAPYRRLEIIGKGPVLAALSQDVQAIVNIASKIPGLIVCTTIVLGCLGYMAWLSPRGMTLVLPAMALLVIFYYFATRKMVPLWREERDTQDDLFREQQQVLDGIKELKLHGPRQREFMDEDFAPAVERVRHKGLQAAISVALLSSFVHFFTWLVLGVMLFGVFALSAHDTDATRGYVLSLMYMWGPFRGLLEDVGRWPQVSIALDKLQQLELSLTESLSEETSAPTPLGLPANGRQEVVVESATYAFSDAVEEAAFRVGPIDLALRSGELVFVVGGNGSGKTTMAKLLTGLYTPRSGRLLWNGVPVTDQNRGAYRNAFSAIFTDFHLFENLRGVDPAHIQGRVQEYLRLFELDTKLQVVNGRFSTTSLSTGQRKRLAMVVALLEDKPFYLFDEWAADQDPEFREVFYRKLLPELAARGKGVLVITHDDRYFHLAHRVIKLELGKTVPLAPASAA is encoded by the coding sequence ATGTTCTCCCTGCTGTCGCTCCTGCTGCGTCGCTCCCGGTCCTCGATGGTCGCCATCGCGGTCACGGGCATCTTCTCTGGCCTGTGCAACAGCGCCCTCCTCGCGCTGGTCAGCCATGCGCTGGGCACGAACCAGTCCACCCTGAAGACGATGCTCGTGGGCTTCATCGCCCTGAGCGTGGGCGTGCTGGTGGGCAACACCGTGCCGGAGCTGCTGCTGGCGAAGGTGTCCCGCGACATCACCGCGGAGCTGCGGCTCAAGCTGGGCCGCGGCATCCTCGCGGCGCCCTACCGGCGCTTGGAAATCATCGGCAAGGGGCCCGTGCTCGCGGCGCTCTCCCAGGATGTCCAGGCCATCGTCAACATCGCCTCGAAAATCCCCGGGCTCATCGTCTGCACGACCATCGTGCTCGGTTGCCTGGGGTACATGGCGTGGCTGTCGCCCCGCGGGATGACGCTGGTCCTGCCCGCCATGGCGCTGCTGGTGATCTTCTACTACTTCGCGACCCGCAAGATGGTCCCCCTGTGGCGCGAAGAGCGCGACACCCAGGACGACCTGTTCCGCGAGCAGCAGCAGGTGCTGGACGGCATCAAGGAGCTCAAGCTCCACGGGCCGCGCCAGCGTGAGTTCATGGACGAGGACTTCGCGCCCGCCGTGGAGCGCGTGCGGCACAAGGGCTTGCAGGCGGCCATCAGCGTCGCGCTGCTCAGCAGCTTCGTGCACTTCTTCACCTGGCTGGTGCTGGGCGTGATGCTGTTCGGCGTCTTCGCCCTCAGCGCGCACGACACGGACGCCACGCGCGGCTACGTGCTGTCGCTGATGTACATGTGGGGGCCGTTCCGCGGACTGCTGGAGGACGTGGGGCGCTGGCCCCAGGTGAGCATCGCGCTCGACAAGCTCCAGCAGTTGGAGCTTTCGCTCACCGAGTCACTCTCCGAGGAGACGTCCGCGCCCACCCCGCTGGGACTGCCCGCCAACGGGCGGCAGGAGGTGGTCGTCGAGTCGGCGACGTACGCGTTCAGCGACGCCGTGGAGGAGGCCGCGTTCCGCGTGGGCCCCATCGACCTGGCGCTGCGCTCCGGGGAGCTGGTGTTCGTAGTGGGCGGCAACGGCAGCGGCAAGACGACGATGGCCAAGCTGCTCACGGGGCTCTACACGCCCCGCTCCGGGCGGCTGCTGTGGAACGGCGTGCCGGTGACGGATCAGAACCGGGGCGCGTACCGCAACGCGTTCTCCGCCATCTTCACCGACTTCCACCTCTTCGAAAACCTGCGCGGCGTGGACCCCGCTCACATCCAGGGCCGTGTGCAGGAGTATCTGCGGCTGTTCGAGTTGGACACGAAGCTCCAGGTCGTCAACGGTCGCTTCTCCACCACGAGCCTGTCCACCGGCCAGCGCAAGCGCCTGGCGATGGTCGTCGCGCTCCTGGAGGACAAGCCGTTCTACCTCTTCGACGAATGGGCCGCGGACCAGGACCCCGAGTTCCGCGAGGTCTTCTACCGCAAGCTGCTTCCGGAGCTGGCCGCGCGCGGCAAGGGCGTGCTCGTCATCACGCACGACGACCGCTACTTCCATCTCGCGCACCGGGTCATCAAGCTCGAGCTCGGCAAGACCGTTCCGCTGGCGCCCGCTTCGGCGGCGTGA
- a CDS encoding Gfo/Idh/MocA family protein: protein MSRPIPLLLLGAGFSRGAHVPALRGLGGAFRVAGVFSRTRAKAEGVARELPGPVEVFTELDRALEMAGIEAVDVALPILPASDAIAAALGRGLHVFSEKPIAESVERARALLTLQAPRPEQVWYVAENFRFWETAWRVRELIGSGEIGTPLLCHYPTLVPIKSTQWFQTPWRREPGYAGGFLLDGGVHDIAALRLMLGEVAHVSAFVRGVDPALPPADTLAASLQFESGLVANYSVSYALEPVRLTPWSVAKALLSGAERPVRDRFGRKHIVGTHGSIFFMHDRVELVRGLNRTVFKVRSADTTVRQFEDFYAGVRAGRPIRNSPREALHDLAVIEALLTSSRERQVIRPVRMEDLS, encoded by the coding sequence ATGAGCCGCCCGATCCCACTCCTGCTGCTGGGAGCCGGTTTCTCCCGGGGCGCGCACGTCCCCGCGCTGCGCGGGCTGGGCGGGGCGTTCCGCGTCGCGGGCGTCTTCAGCCGGACGCGCGCGAAGGCGGAAGGCGTGGCGCGCGAACTGCCAGGGCCGGTGGAGGTGTTCACGGAGCTGGACCGTGCGTTGGAGATGGCGGGGATTGAAGCCGTGGACGTGGCGCTGCCCATCCTGCCGGCGTCGGACGCCATCGCGGCGGCGTTGGGCCGGGGCCTGCACGTCTTCAGCGAGAAGCCCATCGCCGAGTCCGTGGAGCGTGCCCGGGCGCTGCTCACGCTGCAGGCTCCGCGCCCGGAGCAGGTCTGGTACGTCGCGGAGAACTTCCGCTTCTGGGAGACCGCGTGGCGAGTGCGGGAGCTGATCGGCTCCGGGGAGATTGGCACGCCGCTGCTCTGCCACTACCCGACGCTGGTCCCCATCAAGTCCACGCAGTGGTTCCAGACACCGTGGCGCCGCGAGCCGGGGTACGCGGGCGGCTTCCTGCTGGATGGCGGAGTGCATGACATCGCGGCCCTGCGATTGATGTTGGGCGAGGTGGCGCACGTCAGCGCGTTCGTGCGCGGGGTGGATCCGGCGCTGCCTCCGGCCGACACGCTGGCCGCGTCGCTCCAGTTCGAGAGCGGGCTCGTGGCGAACTACTCCGTCAGCTACGCGCTGGAGCCGGTTCGCCTGACGCCGTGGAGCGTGGCGAAGGCGCTGCTCTCCGGGGCCGAACGGCCCGTGCGCGACCGCTTCGGCCGCAAGCACATCGTGGGCACACACGGGTCCATCTTCTTCATGCATGACCGCGTGGAGCTGGTCCGGGGACTGAATCGGACCGTGTTCAAGGTCCGCTCGGCGGACACGACGGTGCGGCAGTTCGAGGACTTCTACGCGGGGGTGCGCGCGGGCCGCCCCATCCGCAACAGCCCCCGCGAGGCCCTGCACGACCTGGCGGTCATCGAGGCCTTGCTCACGTCGTCCCGGGAGCGCCAGGTCATCAGGCCGGTCCGGATGGAGGACTTGTCATGA
- a CDS encoding FAD-dependent oxidoreductase encodes MSPRPRSCDVVIIGSGPGGSTLAHGLSRRGARVLVVEEGDFLRPDPSREDASIHMQEFMQGPQPSFVGGPSKFYGAALYRLREQDFQATATETGESPAWPVRYGDLEPFYDEAEHLYAVRGSTHEDPSEPPRSRPFPHGPIEHEPYIAPIVERLRAQGLPVSYIPKAVDVGPGGRCILCARCDGHYCQRDAKMDAEVAALRPALATGRVQLLTRTECLRVLTTPDGRRTTGVLLKQDGETWEVDADVVAVCAGFARTPLLLRRSRNDAHPEGIGNASGCLGRYLAGHTAGLLFPMRGLERVPDLHQKTFAINAFYGPTAEWPYPLGVIQAAGQLPLWKSVPAVARPFVRFIVERSVTCFLMTEAVASRESGFVFQGEQIVRMEPPRPNVKTFRRLRRMAMDIFKKAGFPVVLAPRSPADLWHLVGTARFGEDPATSVLDPHCRIHGMDNLYVVDSCFLPSAGAVNTTLTVIAMSLRVAESIAARVPPRASLPSVPSTRPAPPRPQP; translated from the coding sequence ATGAGTCCCCGTCCTCGCAGCTGCGATGTGGTGATCATCGGCAGCGGGCCCGGTGGCAGCACGCTGGCGCATGGCCTCTCCCGGCGGGGGGCTCGGGTCCTGGTGGTGGAGGAAGGAGACTTCCTGCGGCCGGATCCCTCGCGGGAGGACGCGAGCATCCACATGCAGGAGTTCATGCAAGGGCCGCAGCCAAGCTTCGTGGGCGGACCGTCGAAGTTCTATGGCGCGGCGCTCTACCGGCTGCGCGAGCAGGACTTCCAGGCCACCGCCACGGAGACCGGCGAGTCCCCCGCGTGGCCCGTCCGCTACGGCGACCTGGAGCCGTTCTACGACGAGGCGGAGCACCTCTACGCCGTGCGCGGCTCGACGCACGAGGATCCCTCCGAGCCGCCTCGCTCCCGCCCCTTCCCGCACGGCCCCATCGAACACGAGCCGTACATCGCGCCCATCGTGGAGCGCCTGCGCGCCCAGGGGCTGCCCGTCTCGTACATCCCCAAGGCCGTGGACGTGGGCCCCGGCGGCAGGTGCATCCTCTGCGCGCGGTGCGACGGCCACTACTGCCAGCGCGACGCGAAGATGGACGCAGAGGTCGCCGCGCTGCGTCCCGCGCTCGCGACAGGGCGGGTCCAACTGCTCACGCGGACCGAGTGCCTGCGGGTGCTCACCACGCCCGATGGGCGCCGGACCACGGGCGTGCTGCTGAAGCAGGACGGCGAGACGTGGGAGGTGGACGCGGACGTGGTGGCCGTGTGCGCGGGCTTCGCCCGGACGCCGTTGCTCTTGCGGCGCTCACGCAATGACGCGCACCCGGAGGGCATTGGCAACGCCAGCGGGTGCCTGGGCCGCTACCTCGCGGGCCACACGGCGGGGCTGCTGTTCCCCATGCGCGGCCTGGAGCGCGTGCCGGACCTGCACCAGAAGACCTTCGCCATCAATGCCTTCTATGGCCCCACCGCGGAGTGGCCCTACCCGCTGGGCGTCATCCAGGCCGCGGGCCAACTGCCGCTGTGGAAGAGCGTGCCCGCCGTGGCGCGCCCGTTCGTACGCTTCATCGTCGAGCGCAGCGTGACGTGCTTCCTGATGACGGAAGCCGTGGCGAGCAGGGAATCCGGCTTCGTGTTCCAGGGCGAGCAGATCGTCCGGATGGAGCCTCCGCGGCCGAACGTGAAGACGTTCCGGCGTCTGCGGCGCATGGCGATGGACATCTTCAAGAAGGCGGGCTTCCCCGTCGTGCTGGCGCCCCGCAGCCCCGCGGACCTGTGGCACCTGGTGGGCACGGCGCGCTTCGGCGAAGACCCGGCCACCTCCGTGTTGGATCCTCACTGCCGCATCCACGGGATGGACAACCTCTACGTCGTCGACTCGTGCTTCCTGCCCTCCGCGGGCGCGGTGAACACGACGCTGACGGTGATCGCCATGTCGCTGCGGGTGGCAGAGAGCATCGCCGCCCGGGTTCCCCCTCGCGCTTCCCTCCCCTCCGTTCCATCCACGCGCCCCGCGCCGCCCCGTCCCCAGCCATGA